In the Verrucomicrobiia bacterium genome, one interval contains:
- the rpsJ gene encoding 30S ribosomal protein S10 has translation MAQTNSELPRIRIRLRAYDHKVIDLSTKQIIETVNRTGATVNGPVPLPTRRSTFTLSKSPHVYKTGGETYEMRVHKRLIDIIGATPKTIDSLQNLSLPAGCDAEIRM, from the coding sequence ATGGCACAAACGAACAGTGAGCTACCACGTATCCGCATTCGCTTACGGGCTTATGATCACAAAGTGATTGATCTTTCCACAAAACAAATAATCGAAACTGTTAATCGTACTGGTGCCACCGTTAACGGTCCGGTGCCACTTCCAACCCGACGCAGTACATTTACGCTTTCGAAGTCGCCGCATGTGTATAAAACTGGTGGTGAAACATATGAAATGCGGGTTCATAAGCGCTTAATCGATATCATCGGTGCGACCCCAAAAACTATCGATTCTTTACAGAACCTCAGCTTGCCTGCTGGCTGTGATGCTGAAATCCGCATGTAG
- a CDS encoding DUF3152 domain-containing protein, whose product MNVVKKLRFLVVGGSMSLALFMLAGVIQGSAQAAPQYDCSQKQAVVLCGLVESKNGLVHTLSAIKAPNLPEPAWFQPVRPVTRTVTYSVTSRGAVTTNIEEFARLAQETYDHPNGWIKLGVQFKRVASGGDFTLYLASADQMTTFSALGCDSTYSCQVGRDVIINQDRWLYATPAWNEGRGSLRDYRHMVVNHETGHWLGHGHQNCPSPGQPAPVMQQQSINLQGCTFNPWPLQSELYSSKLGI is encoded by the coding sequence ATGAACGTCGTCAAAAAACTGCGTTTCTTAGTCGTCGGCGGCAGCATGTCGCTAGCGTTATTCATGCTGGCCGGCGTCATACAAGGGTCAGCACAAGCAGCTCCACAGTACGACTGCAGCCAAAAACAGGCTGTAGTATTATGCGGTTTGGTCGAATCAAAGAATGGCCTTGTCCACACACTAAGCGCCATTAAAGCACCAAACTTACCAGAGCCAGCATGGTTTCAACCAGTGCGCCCAGTAACCAGAACAGTAACCTATAGTGTTACTTCAAGAGGCGCAGTCACAACTAATATTGAAGAATTTGCCCGCCTAGCACAAGAAACTTACGATCACCCAAATGGCTGGATAAAACTCGGAGTGCAGTTTAAACGCGTTGCCAGCGGCGGTGACTTCACTCTTTACCTTGCCTCCGCCGATCAAATGACAACTTTTTCAGCGCTTGGCTGTGACTCTACTTATAGCTGTCAAGTTGGCCGTGATGTGATCATAAATCAAGATCGTTGGCTGTATGCCACGCCAGCCTGGAATGAAGGCAGGGGAAGTCTTCGTGATTACCGGCATATGGTTGTTAACCATGAGACGGGTCATTGGCTTGGTCATGGCCACCAGAACTGCCCAAGCCCCGGGCAGCCCGCCCCAGTGATGCAGCAGCAGTCGATCAATCTTCAAGGCTGCACGTTTAATCCCTGGCCGCTACAAAGCGAGCTATATTCATCGAAGTTAGGCATATAG